One window of the Maribacter algicola genome contains the following:
- the porV gene encoding type IX secretion system outer membrane channel protein PorV: MKKVTFILMFMLLAKANAQEDQRVITTAVPFLTIAADARSAGMGDMGVATSTDAFSQQWNPAKFAFAERKMGIGLSYTPYLESIITDISLLNGSYYNKINEQSAFAVSLRYFTLGEIELRQFANDPGTLAKPNELALDGSYSLKLSPTFSMAVAGRYIRSNLRLPQQSGSVDSQAASSFAVDVAGFYRSREIAYNSFDGRWRAGFNISNIGGKMQYDEGGQENFLPSNLKFGVGFDFILDQDNVIGITSEFNKLLVPTPKDQNGDGVIDSADNDIYQNESGFSGIFGSFGDAPDGFSEELQEMTWALGAEYVYQDSFMVRTGYFNESEVKGSRKFFTLGAGFKFKSAQIDLSYLFSTSQVRNPLENTLRFGLTFSLGEEFYND; encoded by the coding sequence ATGAAAAAAGTTACATTTATTTTAATGTTCATGTTATTGGCGAAAGCCAATGCACAGGAAGACCAAAGAGTTATTACTACTGCGGTTCCATTTTTAACCATTGCTGCCGATGCACGTTCCGCTGGTATGGGAGATATGGGGGTGGCAACTTCTACCGATGCTTTTTCCCAACAATGGAACCCTGCAAAGTTTGCTTTTGCGGAGCGAAAAATGGGAATAGGTTTAAGTTATACTCCATATCTAGAAAGTATCATTACTGATATTTCCCTGCTAAATGGAAGCTATTATAACAAAATCAATGAGCAGAGTGCTTTTGCGGTCAGTCTACGATATTTCACTTTGGGTGAGATCGAGTTGCGACAATTTGCCAATGATCCTGGTACTTTGGCAAAACCCAACGAACTTGCATTGGATGGATCTTATTCACTGAAATTGAGTCCTACCTTTTCTATGGCTGTTGCCGGTAGGTATATTCGTTCCAACTTGCGATTGCCCCAACAGAGTGGTTCTGTAGATTCTCAGGCGGCCAGCTCTTTTGCAGTTGACGTTGCCGGTTTTTACCGTTCCAGGGAAATTGCTTACAATAGCTTCGATGGTCGCTGGAGGGCAGGTTTCAATATTTCCAATATTGGTGGAAAAATGCAATATGATGAAGGTGGTCAGGAAAACTTTTTACCTAGCAACTTAAAATTTGGAGTCGGTTTTGATTTTATTTTGGACCAAGACAATGTAATTGGAATTACCTCTGAATTCAATAAACTATTAGTACCTACCCCAAAAGACCAAAATGGTGATGGTGTAATTGATTCTGCAGATAACGATATTTATCAGAACGAGAGTGGCTTTAGCGGAATTTTTGGTTCCTTCGGTGATGCTCCTGATGGTTTCAGTGAGGAACTGCAAGAAATGACATGGGCCCTGGGAGCCGAATATGTATATCAGGACTCTTTCATGGTAAGAACCGGTTATTTCAATGAAAGTGAAGTTAAGGGCTCCAGAAAGTTTTTTACCCTTGGTGCTGGATTCAAGTTTAAATCGGCACAAATCGATTTGTCCTATTTGTTCTCCACCTCTCAAGTAAGGAATCCATTGGAAAACACATTGCGTTTTGGGTTAACCTTTAGCCTTGGCGAAGAGTTTTATAACGATTAA
- the gldJ gene encoding gliding motility lipoprotein GldJ, translated as MKKQFIKVVLSCTVIAGGFTVTSCSKSTSSKNVSRATGWKINEKEGGFQYNTDFKEQETAPGLVFVEGGTFTKGKVQDDVMHDWNNTPTSQHVQSFYMDETEVTNVMYLEYLDYLKSVYPPENPKYANIYKGALPDTLVWRNRLGFNETMTNNYLRHPAYAEYPVVGVNWIQATQFAEWRTDRVNEAMLEREGYLAKDAKYQALNGEVAGTFSTEAYLNRPESVYNGQIDSLQGKMKKDSVSTFAKRSSGIIMPEYRLPTETEWEYAAQAQVGQREYNNYRGRKKYPWEGDYTRNGQRVGRGDQLANFKQGKGDYGGIAGWSDDGADITAEVMSYKPNDLGLYDMAGNVAEWVADVYRPIVDDEISDFNYYRGNIYMKTAIGEDGKVNILQDSIVFDTLPNGKVVAVNLPGEIKMVPVDEEETYLRTNFSSSDNRGYRDGDPGSSRFFDRFSDEEETDKQAMYNSPKHKVERDSSGNLVRQYDQSNNRTSLINDEVRVYKGGSWRDRAYWLDPAQRRYLPQYMATDYIGFRCAMSRVGSKSKTKNKTVRGKKAK; from the coding sequence ATGAAAAAACAGTTTATTAAAGTTGTACTCTCATGCACCGTAATTGCGGGAGGTTTTACAGTTACCAGCTGTTCCAAATCTACATCCTCCAAAAATGTGTCTAGAGCTACAGGTTGGAAGATAAATGAAAAGGAAGGTGGTTTTCAATACAATACTGACTTCAAAGAGCAAGAAACGGCTCCTGGCCTCGTATTTGTTGAAGGTGGAACATTTACCAAAGGAAAGGTACAGGATGATGTGATGCATGATTGGAACAACACCCCGACTTCGCAGCATGTTCAATCCTTTTACATGGATGAGACCGAAGTAACCAATGTCATGTATCTGGAGTATTTGGATTATCTTAAAAGTGTTTATCCACCAGAAAATCCCAAGTATGCAAACATTTATAAAGGTGCCCTACCGGATACCTTGGTTTGGAGAAACAGACTGGGATTCAACGAAACAATGACCAATAACTACTTAAGACACCCTGCCTATGCAGAGTATCCCGTTGTTGGTGTAAATTGGATTCAAGCTACCCAATTTGCGGAATGGAGAACGGACCGTGTAAACGAAGCTATGCTGGAAAGGGAAGGCTATCTGGCCAAAGATGCCAAATACCAAGCACTTAACGGTGAAGTTGCCGGCACTTTTAGCACGGAAGCTTACTTGAACAGACCAGAATCTGTTTACAATGGTCAAATTGATTCCCTACAGGGGAAAATGAAAAAAGATAGTGTATCTACTTTTGCCAAAAGAAGCAGCGGTATCATCATGCCGGAATATAGACTTCCTACGGAAACAGAGTGGGAATATGCGGCGCAGGCGCAAGTTGGACAAAGGGAATACAACAACTACCGAGGTAGAAAAAAGTATCCTTGGGAAGGTGATTATACCAGAAACGGACAAAGAGTAGGTCGCGGTGACCAGTTGGCGAACTTCAAGCAAGGAAAAGGTGATTACGGTGGAATTGCGGGATGGTCCGATGACGGCGCCGATATCACTGCCGAGGTTATGTCCTACAAGCCAAACGATTTAGGGCTATATGATATGGCCGGGAACGTTGCGGAGTGGGTAGCCGATGTATACAGACCCATAGTGGACGACGAAATAAGCGATTTCAACTACTATAGAGGAAATATTTATATGAAAACTGCCATAGGTGAGGACGGAAAGGTAAATATCTTGCAAGATTCCATCGTTTTCGATACGTTGCCCAATGGAAAAGTTGTTGCAGTTAACCTACCTGGTGAAATCAAGATGGTACCTGTTGACGAAGAGGAAACTTATTTGAGGACCAACTTCTCCTCAAGTGACAACAGAGGCTACAGGGACGGCGATCCGGGATCTTCCAGATTCTTTGACAGATTTAGTGATGAGGAAGAGACTGATAAACAGGCCATGTACAATTCACCAAAACACAAAGTGGAAAGAGATTCTTCTGGCAACCTTGTTAGACAGTACGACCAATCAAACAATAGAACTTCCTTGATCAATGACGAAGTAAGGGTTTATAAAGGAGGCTCATGGAGAGATAGGGCGTACTGGTTAGATCCAGCACAAAGAAGGTACTTGCCCCAATATATGGCAACGGATTATATCGGCTTTAGATGTGCCATGTCAAGAGTAGGTTCCAAATCCAAAACAAAAAACAAAACGGTAAGAGGAAAAAAAGCTAAATAG
- the pdhA gene encoding pyruvate dehydrogenase (acetyl-transferring) E1 component subunit alpha, translated as MKKITKETYLKWYEDMLFWRKFEDKLAAVYIQQKVRGFLHLYNGQEAVLAGALHAMDLTKDRMITAYRNHVQPIGMGVDPRKVMAELYGKVTGTSKGMGGSMHIFSKEHRFHGGHGIVGGQIPLGAGMAFGDKYHGSDAVTLCYMGDGAVRQGSLHETFNLAMLWQLPVVFVCENNGYAMGTSVARTSFSTDIWKLGLGYEMPCGPVDGMNPVTVAQEMSKAIERARSGGGPTFLEMKTYRYRGHSMSDAQHYRTKEEVEEYKKIDPITQVLDVIKENKYATDEEIKKIDKRVKDLVKECEEFAEKSDYPPVQQLYDMVYEQEDFPFVQHKL; from the coding sequence ATGAAAAAAATCACCAAGGAAACTTATTTGAAATGGTATGAGGACATGCTGTTTTGGCGCAAGTTCGAGGACAAGCTTGCAGCAGTGTACATTCAACAAAAGGTTAGAGGTTTTCTTCATTTGTACAATGGTCAGGAGGCAGTGTTAGCTGGGGCATTGCATGCTATGGATTTGACCAAGGACAGAATGATCACGGCTTACAGAAATCATGTTCAGCCCATTGGCATGGGGGTTGACCCAAGAAAAGTAATGGCTGAATTATATGGTAAGGTTACCGGAACTTCCAAAGGTATGGGAGGTTCGATGCACATATTTTCCAAGGAGCATCGTTTTCATGGAGGACATGGCATTGTTGGTGGCCAGATTCCTCTAGGGGCAGGAATGGCATTTGGGGATAAATATCACGGTAGTGATGCCGTAACCCTCTGCTATATGGGGGACGGGGCCGTTAGACAGGGATCTTTACATGAAACCTTCAACTTGGCCATGCTTTGGCAATTGCCCGTGGTTTTCGTTTGTGAGAATAATGGGTATGCTATGGGAACTTCCGTGGCAAGAACTTCGTTTTCTACGGATATCTGGAAATTGGGATTGGGATATGAAATGCCCTGTGGTCCCGTGGATGGAATGAATCCCGTTACCGTTGCACAGGAAATGAGCAAGGCCATAGAGCGGGCTCGTTCCGGTGGCGGTCCTACCTTCCTTGAGATGAAAACATACCGATACAGAGGCCACTCTATGTCAGACGCACAGCATTACAGAACCAAGGAAGAGGTGGAAGAATACAAAAAAATTGATCCTATTACCCAGGTTCTGGATGTAATTAAAGAAAATAAATACGCAACCGACGAGGAAATCAAGAAGATAGACAAGCGGGTCAAAGATTTGGTTAAGGAGTGCGAAGAGTTCGCGGAAAAATCAGATTATCCGCCAGTACAGCAATTGTACGATATGGTATACGAGCAAGAAGATTTTCCATTCGTTCAACATAAATTGTAA
- the cdd gene encoding cytidine deaminase, protein MAIKKKIGFDIIIYDSFEELEESDRRLLERSVAARNNAYAPYSNFQVGAALELENGEIVTGNNQENASYPSGLCAERVAVFYAGAKFPNMAIKSLAISVISKNNEVLEPAAPCGNCRQSLFEYEYRQKSPIRILMMGAKGKVVECSSVADILPLGFDNTYL, encoded by the coding sequence ATGGCAATTAAGAAGAAAATCGGTTTTGACATTATAATATATGATTCCTTTGAAGAATTGGAAGAAAGTGATAGGAGATTATTGGAAAGGTCTGTAGCGGCCAGGAATAATGCATATGCTCCGTATTCCAATTTTCAGGTAGGCGCCGCTTTGGAATTGGAAAATGGTGAAATCGTTACTGGAAATAACCAGGAAAACGCCTCTTACCCATCCGGACTCTGTGCGGAGCGTGTGGCCGTTTTTTATGCCGGGGCGAAATTTCCAAATATGGCGATCAAATCATTGGCCATATCCGTAATTTCAAAAAACAATGAAGTATTGGAACCAGCAGCACCCTGTGGTAATTGCAGGCAGTCCCTTTTCGAATATGAATACAGACAAAAATCGCCAATACGGATTTTAATGATGGGTGCCAAGGGCAAAGTTGTTGAATGCAGTTCCGTAGCTGATATTTTGCCTTTGGGCTTCGATAATACCTATCTATAA
- a CDS encoding UDP-N-acetylmuramoyl-tripeptide--D-alanyl-D-alanine ligase codes for MKIDELHQVFLNYPRVCTDTRKIKPGDLFFALKGDNFNGNEYADQALEKGAAYAIIDEEKHTGKQKILVENVLKTLQNLGTFHRRSSKAKVIGLTGSNGKTTTKELINSVLSKKYRTIATSGNLNNHIGVPLTLLSIKEDTEIAIVEMGANHQKEIEFLCSIAEPDFGYITNFGKAHLEGFGGVEGVIKGKSELYDFLIANEKGVFMNADDPIQKEKLKDYINKYGFSTSDTKYYQIRLVEANPFVVISVEDTIMGSQLIGEYNFTNCCAAVIMGKYFNVHLDKIKAGLEEYVPSNNRSQIIEKNGLKIVLDAYNANPTSMYAAIQNFTKIEGGTKVLFLGDMFELGESAHEEHQKIADLAKELDFDNVFLIGQNFYEVKSGFKKMKSFDDLKNHLTKYSLPNSTFLIKGSRGMALERILELI; via the coding sequence ATGAAAATAGATGAACTGCACCAAGTCTTTTTGAACTATCCCAGGGTCTGCACCGATACCAGAAAAATAAAACCAGGAGACCTCTTCTTTGCCCTGAAGGGCGATAATTTCAATGGAAACGAATATGCGGACCAAGCTTTGGAAAAAGGAGCTGCCTATGCCATTATTGATGAGGAGAAGCATACAGGGAAGCAAAAAATTCTAGTGGAAAATGTATTAAAAACACTTCAAAACTTAGGGACTTTCCATAGAAGGTCTTCCAAGGCAAAGGTAATAGGTCTTACTGGCAGTAATGGCAAGACTACCACCAAAGAGCTAATTAATTCCGTGCTTTCAAAAAAATATAGGACGATAGCCACTTCCGGCAACCTCAACAACCATATAGGGGTGCCACTAACATTACTTTCCATAAAAGAGGATACGGAAATTGCCATAGTGGAAATGGGAGCCAATCATCAAAAGGAAATTGAATTTCTTTGTTCCATAGCGGAACCTGACTTTGGATATATAACCAACTTTGGCAAGGCGCACCTGGAGGGCTTTGGTGGTGTAGAAGGCGTTATTAAGGGAAAAAGCGAATTATATGACTTCCTGATTGCAAATGAAAAAGGAGTGTTTATGAATGCCGATGACCCCATCCAAAAAGAAAAGCTCAAGGATTATATTAACAAATATGGATTTAGCACCTCTGACACTAAATATTATCAAATTAGGTTGGTGGAAGCGAATCCCTTTGTCGTTATATCGGTTGAAGATACCATCATGGGTAGCCAGCTCATAGGCGAATATAATTTCACCAACTGCTGCGCAGCAGTCATCATGGGCAAATATTTCAATGTGCACTTGGATAAAATTAAAGCAGGGCTGGAAGAGTACGTACCTTCAAACAACAGGTCTCAAATTATTGAAAAAAACGGACTAAAAATAGTTCTAGACGCTTATAACGCTAACCCGACAAGCATGTACGCCGCAATTCAAAATTTTACAAAAATTGAAGGTGGTACCAAAGTATTGTTTTTGGGCGATATGTTCGAGCTTGGTGAAAGCGCACATGAAGAGCATCAAAAAATAGCGGATTTGGCCAAAGAACTTGATTTTGATAATGTATTTCTGATTGGCCAAAATTTCTATGAAGTGAAAAGTGGATTCAAAAAAATGAAATCGTTCGATGATTTGAAAAACCACCTTACGAAATATAGTCTCCCAAATTCCACCTTCCTTATTAAAGGTTCCAGAGGCATGGCCTTGGAAAGAATTCTGGAACTCATCTAA